In Pleurocapsa minor HA4230-MV1, one DNA window encodes the following:
- a CDS encoding alpha/beta fold hydrolase has protein sequence MSTFVLVHGAWHDGSAWKGVIQHLEAQGHQAFAPTIAGNGKGVNKNVNHAQCTQSIVDYIVSKDLTDIVLLGHSFGGTIIAKVAEEIGDRLKRLIFLDAFILNHGESLRDNLPPHLQQLMEQLAKESDDNTMMMPFDVWREAFINDADLELAKSSYAQLSSQPYQPFIDKLDLQQFYSLPIPKSYLYCSEDIALPQGEWGWHPRMSNRLGLFRFVQMPGSHEVMFSNPGGLAEKIIAAGRD, from the coding sequence ATGTCAACTTTTGTTTTAGTTCATGGCGCATGGCATGATGGTTCTGCTTGGAAAGGGGTCATCCAACATCTAGAAGCTCAAGGGCATCAAGCTTTTGCTCCTACAATTGCTGGAAACGGTAAAGGTGTGAATAAAAATGTCAACCACGCCCAATGTACGCAATCGATAGTAGATTATATTGTTAGCAAAGACTTAACTGATATCGTCCTACTAGGACATAGTTTCGGCGGGACGATTATTGCTAAAGTTGCCGAAGAAATTGGCGATCGCCTTAAACGGCTGATCTTCTTGGATGCCTTTATCTTGAATCATGGAGAGAGCCTTAGAGATAACCTACCACCACATCTCCAACAGTTAATGGAGCAACTAGCGAAAGAATCGGACGATAACACGATGATGATGCCTTTCGATGTTTGGCGCGAAGCATTTATCAATGATGCCGATCTCGAACTAGCTAAATCCAGTTATGCACAATTATCGTCTCAACCCTATCAACCGTTCATTGACAAGTTGGACTTACAACAATTTTACTCGCTACCCATCCCCAAGAGTTACCTCTACTGTAGTGAAGATATTGCACTCCCTCAAGGCGAGTGGGGTTGGCATCCGAGAATGTCCAATCGCTTAGGATTATTTCGGTTCGTACAAATGCCAGGGAGTCATGAGGTGATGTTTTCTAATCCTGGCGGTTTAGCCGAAAAAATTATCGCAGCAGGACGCGACTAG
- a CDS encoding ester cyclase, translating into MQTTKEISMLLEQNKAIVLQFYKAVNQENFEQAKKLLAPNMVAQLMSGAVIRGGDNFVEHLQMARSTFPDVYYTIEDVIAEDYKVVSHGTFTGTHRREFLGIPPTGKQVKFSIVQVDRLADGKIVEHRTIGDSLTMLQQLRGENLV; encoded by the coding sequence TTGCAGACAACAAAGGAGATTTCAATGTTATTAGAACAAAACAAAGCCATTGTCCTTCAATTCTACAAAGCTGTTAACCAAGAAAATTTCGAGCAAGCCAAGAAGTTGCTTGCTCCGAATATGGTTGCTCAGTTAATGTCAGGAGCAGTCATTCGGGGCGGTGATAACTTTGTCGAACACTTACAGATGGCGCGCTCTACATTCCCAGATGTTTACTACACAATTGAAGATGTCATTGCTGAAGACTATAAAGTTGTCAGTCATGGAACATTTACGGGTACCCATCGCAGAGAGTTTCTTGGGATTCCGCCGACGGGCAAGCAGGTAAAATTTTCAATCGTACAGGTCGATCGACTAGCAGATGGCAAGATTGTCGAACATCGGACGATAGGTGATTCACTGACTATGTTGCAGCAGTTACGTGGAGAAAATTTGGTATAG
- a CDS encoding glycosyltransferase — protein sequence MKILIASTTAPSHLNPLLTVANILIKHNHEVVLQTAPELKSMVEAAGVPFIPELPETNSFADLMAHMELPKRQTKNPSMEIQAFDLEYYFGKQIGSQAAGLRQALQDFPADVILADAAFFGTLPLLLGKREERPAIVHLGVTLLNPFTAKNSAPRPGMTKQEQLAKHERREEVFHQPSKAAMDKALAELGCPPLPCSPLESMTVLPDLFLQTGIESFQYSEDLSSRVHHVGLLPVPPKQHELPTWWHELDRTKRLVLVTQGIVANRDLRQLISPTLTALAEEDVTVVATTGEQPSESLLIEIPANAHVASFLPYELILPSVDLLITNGGYGTVNLALAQGILIVSAGMTEDKEEVSAHVQWTGVGIDLKTNQPTAESLRAAAREVLDNPVYRQRAKELAREFASHNTDIEVLKLIEACVPERSTV from the coding sequence ATGAAGATATTAATTGCATCAACGACTGCTCCGAGCCATTTGAATCCACTGCTAACAGTCGCCAACATTCTGATCAAACACAATCACGAGGTCGTCCTACAGACGGCACCTGAGTTGAAGTCGATGGTGGAGGCGGCAGGGGTACCATTTATTCCGGAGCTTCCAGAAACCAATAGCTTTGCCGATCTAATGGCTCACATGGAGCTTCCAAAAAGGCAAACGAAGAATCCGAGCATGGAGATACAAGCCTTCGATCTCGAATATTACTTTGGGAAACAGATCGGCAGTCAAGCAGCAGGACTGAGGCAAGCACTGCAAGATTTTCCGGCGGATGTGATTTTGGCAGACGCAGCATTCTTTGGGACGCTGCCGCTGCTGCTTGGGAAACGCGAGGAACGTCCGGCGATCGTCCATCTAGGCGTGACGCTGCTGAATCCGTTTACCGCTAAGAACAGCGCACCCCGACCGGGTATGACGAAGCAAGAGCAGTTGGCAAAACATGAGAGACGAGAGGAGGTGTTTCATCAGCCAAGCAAGGCTGCGATGGACAAGGCACTCGCCGAGTTGGGTTGCCCTCCGCTACCGTGTTCCCCTCTAGAGAGCATGACTGTTCTGCCCGATCTTTTTCTGCAAACAGGAATCGAGAGTTTCCAGTATTCAGAAGATTTATCTTCGCGAGTGCATCATGTTGGTCTGTTACCTGTGCCTCCAAAACAGCATGAACTGCCAACCTGGTGGCATGAACTCGATCGGACAAAGCGCCTGGTGCTTGTCACTCAGGGAATAGTCGCTAACCGGGATCTCCGTCAACTCATCAGTCCGACGTTGACTGCTCTTGCTGAAGAAGATGTCACTGTTGTAGCAACTACAGGAGAACAACCGAGTGAGTCACTTTTGATCGAGATTCCAGCAAATGCGCATGTGGCATCGTTTCTGCCCTATGAGTTGATTCTACCGAGTGTGGATCTGCTGATCACGAACGGCGGATATGGCACGGTGAATTTGGCATTGGCACAGGGGATTCTGATCGTTTCGGCAGGAATGACAGAAGACAAGGAGGAAGTATCGGCGCATGTACAGTGGACGGGTGTTGGCATCGACTTGAAAACCAATCAGCCCACGGCAGAGAGCCTACGTGCAGCGGCGAGAGAGGTGCTCGACAACCCAGTGTATCGCCAGCGGGCAAAGGAACTGGCACGGGAGTTCGCCAGCCACAACACAGATATAGAGGTGCTGAAACTGATCGAAGCGTGTGTTCCTGAGCGATCAACCGTTTGA
- a CDS encoding cupin domain-containing protein, whose product MMESFWLFGSCFTILADRTTTVGHYDLIEGYFPPGSQTPLHRHTRYWEHIYAIEGELTVWAGENKFVLSTGENFLIPVGIPHVVGASGDYPARGLMIAAPSAFARLIAAVGTQEKKETPDMSLFDRISAEIGDEILGPPGTLPFTTPKTE is encoded by the coding sequence ATGATGGAATCTTTCTGGCTTTTTGGTTCTTGCTTCACTATCCTTGCCGATCGCACCACGACGGTCGGACATTACGATTTAATCGAAGGTTACTTTCCACCTGGTTCGCAAACACCTCTCCATCGCCACACCCGCTATTGGGAACATATATACGCGATCGAAGGAGAGTTGACGGTTTGGGCAGGTGAGAACAAGTTCGTACTAAGCACGGGTGAAAACTTTCTGATTCCAGTTGGTATACCTCATGTCGTTGGCGCGAGCGGCGATTATCCAGCGCGTGGGTTGATGATTGCTGCGCCCAGTGCCTTTGCTCGGCTGATTGCAGCAGTAGGGACGCAGGAGAAGAAAGAAACACCCGATATGTCGCTGTTTGATCGGATTTCTGCCGAGATCGGCGACGAGATTTTAGGCCCGCCTGGAACTTTGCCCTTCACTACTCCAAAAACGGAGTAA
- a CDS encoding SDR family oxidoreductase has protein sequence MMMLEDKVALVTGGTSGIGRATAIAFGAAGAKVVFSGRRDAEGEKTAKLIRETGAECLYVHSDASNEEDIKALVQKTVETYGRFDCAFNNAGDEGFVKPLHEQSIEDFEQLMAINVRGLFLCMKYEIQQMLSQGSGAIVNTSSTAGVIAFPRSSLYNASKHAVMGLTRSAALDYAKQGIRINAVNPGVIETEMIDRVISKWGTTADGFAAMVPMHRIGQPKEIAQAVVFLCSDAASYITGQPLLIDGGYTAS, from the coding sequence ATCATGATGCTAGAAGATAAGGTAGCTTTAGTCACTGGAGGAACTTCGGGCATTGGTCGAGCAACCGCGATCGCGTTCGGTGCTGCTGGAGCAAAAGTCGTGTTCTCAGGTAGACGTGATGCAGAAGGTGAGAAAACTGCCAAACTGATTCGTGAAACAGGCGCTGAATGTTTATATGTCCATTCCGATGCTTCAAATGAGGAAGATATCAAAGCGTTAGTGCAAAAGACTGTTGAAACCTACGGGCGATTCGATTGCGCCTTCAACAATGCAGGCGATGAAGGATTCGTTAAACCTTTGCATGAACAATCTATTGAAGATTTTGAGCAACTCATGGCGATCAATGTCCGGGGATTGTTCCTGTGCATGAAATATGAAATTCAGCAGATGTTGTCTCAAGGATCTGGAGCGATCGTCAATACCTCCTCGACTGCGGGGGTGATTGCGTTTCCAAGAAGCTCTCTTTACAACGCGAGTAAACACGCCGTCATGGGACTCACGCGATCGGCAGCACTGGACTATGCCAAGCAGGGCATTCGGATTAATGCAGTTAACCCTGGTGTTATTGAAACTGAAATGATCGATCGCGTCATTAGCAAGTGGGGTACTACGGCTGATGGTTTTGCAGCTATGGTTCCAATGCATCGCATCGGTCAGCCAAAAGAGATTGCTCAAGCCGTTGTGTTTCTCTGCTCTGATGCTGCAAGCTACATCACTGGACAACCCTTATTGATCGACGGTGGATATACAGCAAGTTAA
- a CDS encoding proline iminopeptidase-family hydrolase, which translates to MLREFSEVNRHDLLSGGVQMIPIETPKGTFRVWTKRVGNHPTIKVLLLHGGPGLTHEYLEAFDSYFPQAGFEYYYYDQLGSYYSDRPDEPDLWELPRFVEEVEQVRQHLGLDRDNFYLYGHSWGGILAIEYALKYQQHLKGLIISNMMTSIPAYNEYAKQVLMPAIAPEILAEIEQIEAQADYNNPRYMELLIPHHYVHHVLRMPPEQWPEPLNRTFKHLNQDIYVPLNWVSRESS; encoded by the coding sequence TTGCTTCGCGAGTTTTCTGAGGTGAATCGCCACGATCTTCTCAGTGGTGGCGTGCAGATGATTCCTATCGAGACGCCAAAAGGGACATTCCGAGTCTGGACGAAACGGGTAGGTAATCACCCGACCATCAAAGTGCTGCTCCTACACGGTGGCCCTGGATTGACCCACGAGTATCTGGAGGCGTTTGACAGCTACTTTCCCCAGGCTGGTTTTGAATACTACTACTACGATCAGTTGGGTTCTTACTACAGCGATCGCCCCGATGAGCCAGATCTCTGGGAACTGCCCCGCTTTGTAGAAGAAGTCGAACAGGTACGCCAACATCTGGGATTGGATCGAGACAATTTCTATCTCTATGGACATTCCTGGGGTGGAATTCTGGCGATCGAGTATGCCCTGAAATATCAACAACACCTGAAAGGACTAATCATCTCCAACATGATGACCAGTATCCCCGCTTACAACGAGTACGCCAAGCAGGTGCTAATGCCAGCGATCGCTCCAGAGATTTTAGCTGAAATCGAGCAGATAGAAGCGCAAGCAGACTATAACAATCCGCGCTACATGGAACTCTTGATTCCACACCACTATGTTCATCATGTGCTACGAATGCCACCCGAACAGTGGCCAGAGCCTTTAAACCGCACCTTCAAACACCTTAATCAAGACATCTATGTACCGCTGAACTGGGTGTCAAGGGAAAGCTCTTAA
- a CDS encoding ester cyclase has translation MVNKQTVDEQANKKTTTNLTPAQEFLQELWEEHLRYEFDTHNTEDTLVTMVEDAYVNNIPVMTGGVGKPALREFYSQYFIPQMAPDTELTPISRTIGNDRLVDEMVLKFTHPVQIDWMLPGIAPTGKRIEVAVVAIVQFRDDKLAHEHIYWDQASVLVQLGLLDSSTLPVVGVNSARKALDPNLPSNALIDRT, from the coding sequence ATGGTCAACAAACAAACTGTAGACGAACAAGCAAATAAAAAGACAACTACTAACTTGACACCAGCCCAGGAGTTTTTACAAGAACTCTGGGAAGAGCATTTGCGGTACGAGTTTGACACTCACAACACTGAAGATACCCTCGTCACGATGGTTGAGGATGCTTACGTTAACAACATTCCAGTAATGACTGGGGGAGTAGGAAAACCAGCACTACGCGAGTTTTATTCTCAATACTTCATTCCACAGATGGCACCAGACACCGAGCTAACTCCGATCTCGCGCACGATTGGAAACGATCGCCTCGTCGATGAAATGGTGCTTAAATTCACTCATCCCGTTCAAATAGATTGGATGCTACCTGGTATTGCGCCGACAGGAAAACGGATTGAAGTGGCAGTGGTAGCGATCGTTCAGTTCCGTGACGACAAGCTAGCCCACGAACACATCTACTGGGATCAGGCGAGTGTCTTGGTTCAACTTGGCTTACTCGATTCTAGTACATTGCCTGTTGTGGGCGTTAACAGCGCGCGAAAAGCACTCGATCCAAACTTGCCTTCAAACGCACTAATTGATCGCACTTAG
- a CDS encoding NAD(P)/FAD-dependent oxidoreductase produces the protein MMNQNKEIYDCVIVGGGSAGLSAALLLGRGRRRVLVCDKGKPRNVYADESHSFFTRDGISPHELLSIGRDQLKPYKSVEFQAIGVKEIKPFGDQFDVVFEDGTMKQSRKILLAFGVIDEFPDIENFGKFWGKSVFHCPYCHGWEVRDEPLAVVGNGETGMEMAALLKNWSADLVLCTNGEADLTLEQRKLLENHQIIVREEKIVQLEGNDGRLETIVFETNEKITCHGMLIRPKQKLRSDLAEKLGCELNEFNLIKTTNVFNETSVKGVYAAGDITSPMQALAVAVFQGSTVASGLNHSLIAEDFV, from the coding sequence ATGATGAACCAAAACAAAGAGATTTACGATTGTGTAATTGTCGGTGGTGGCTCTGCCGGACTCAGCGCGGCACTCCTTTTGGGCAGAGGTCGCCGGCGAGTGTTAGTCTGTGACAAAGGCAAGCCACGCAACGTTTACGCCGACGAGTCGCACAGTTTTTTCACTCGCGACGGCATCAGCCCGCACGAACTTTTGAGCATCGGGCGCGACCAACTCAAACCCTACAAAAGCGTCGAATTTCAAGCGATCGGCGTCAAGGAAATTAAACCATTCGGCGACCAATTTGACGTGGTGTTTGAGGATGGTACGATGAAACAATCGCGCAAAATTTTGCTGGCTTTCGGGGTGATTGATGAATTTCCAGATATTGAAAACTTTGGTAAATTTTGGGGCAAAAGTGTGTTTCATTGTCCCTATTGCCATGGCTGGGAAGTGCGCGACGAACCGCTTGCTGTTGTCGGGAACGGCGAAACTGGCATGGAAATGGCAGCACTGCTGAAAAACTGGAGTGCTGATTTAGTTCTCTGCACCAACGGCGAAGCCGATCTGACCCTTGAGCAAAGAAAACTGCTGGAAAACCATCAAATCATTGTGCGTGAAGAGAAAATCGTCCAGCTTGAAGGCAATGACGGACGACTGGAAACCATTGTTTTTGAAACAAACGAAAAAATTACGTGTCACGGAATGCTGATACGACCGAAGCAAAAGCTTCGCTCAGACTTAGCTGAAAAATTAGGCTGTGAGTTGAATGAATTCAATCTAATCAAGACTACCAATGTTTTTAACGAAACCAGCGTTAAAGGCGTTTATGCGGCAGGTGACATCACTTCACCAATGCAGGCGCTCGCCGTCGCTGTTTTTCAGGGTAGTACTGTCGCCAGTGGCTTAAATCACTCCCTGATTGCGGAAGATTTCGTTTAA
- a CDS encoding ScyD/ScyE family protein, with protein sequence MSETVKTPQISQIEVLASNLDGPRKLSFDSDGSLYVTEAGRGGTGASVPSPSQPGAFLSYGATGAITRIQNGDVERVVTGLPSLALPDGSDASGINDLEFDADGNAYGIVGLASNPANRDSLLQVTDFSHLIAIDNFDGGASWTRLTDFGVYEQNNNPDGQDVITNLYDLLIEDNTAYVIDAGGNDLLSQRAFGGEPTLETVFPTTTTTDPLTGEEIVRQPVPTSIAVGPDGAFYVGELTGAPFQAETAEVYRLNAEGQPEVYAEGFTNIADLAFDESGGLYVLEYDADGISNGSDEGALIYMSPDGKTRTTIADDELINPTGLEIGSDGDIYISNKGFLAGEGEVLKLSLEYGTTSGANGDPADVYSPGVFDYGYNTGGDLDPNVNASELI encoded by the coding sequence ATGTCTGAAACCGTAAAAACACCACAAATATCGCAAATTGAGGTGCTGGCATCTAATCTGGATGGCCCACGCAAGCTGAGCTTTGATTCTGATGGATCACTTTATGTTACCGAAGCAGGACGAGGGGGAACAGGAGCTAGTGTTCCGTCTCCAAGTCAACCAGGGGCGTTTTTGTCCTATGGCGCAACAGGTGCAATTACCCGCATTCAAAACGGAGATGTGGAACGAGTTGTAACTGGACTACCATCGCTGGCATTACCCGATGGCTCCGATGCTTCAGGTATTAACGATCTTGAGTTTGATGCCGATGGAAATGCTTATGGAATTGTTGGGCTTGCCAGCAATCCAGCCAATCGAGACAGCCTTTTACAAGTGACTGATTTTAGCCATTTAATTGCGATCGATAATTTTGACGGCGGTGCTTCTTGGACAAGATTGACCGATTTTGGCGTTTACGAACAAAACAACAATCCCGATGGGCAAGATGTGATTACCAACCTCTATGACTTGCTGATTGAAGATAATACAGCCTATGTCATTGATGCAGGTGGCAACGATCTGCTCAGTCAAAGAGCCTTTGGTGGCGAGCCAACTTTAGAAACCGTCTTTCCCACTACTACCACAACCGATCCGCTTACGGGTGAAGAAATAGTACGGCAGCCCGTTCCTACCTCGATCGCAGTCGGCCCTGATGGTGCTTTTTATGTCGGTGAGTTGACTGGGGCTCCTTTTCAAGCAGAAACAGCAGAAGTTTATCGGCTTAATGCCGAAGGTCAGCCAGAGGTTTATGCAGAAGGGTTTACAAATATCGCCGATCTAGCTTTTGATGAGTCTGGTGGTCTATATGTCTTAGAATATGACGCAGACGGGATCTCGAATGGAAGCGACGAAGGTGCGCTGATCTATATGTCTCCAGATGGTAAAACTCGCACTACAATCGCAGATGACGAGCTAATTAATCCAACGGGTTTAGAAATCGGTTCTGATGGCGATATTTACATTTCTAATAAAGGCTTTTTGGCTGGAGAAGGAGAGGTATTAAAGTTGAGTTTAGAATACGGGACGACGAGTGGGGCAAATGGCGACCCAGCAGATGTTTACTCTCCAGGCGTGTTTGATTATGGGTACAACACGGGTGGCGACCTCGATCCAAATGTAAACGCGAGCGAGTTAATTTAA
- a CDS encoding AraC family transcriptional regulator, translating into MKTNPMTSSLTSSLTSSIELNQHLSASLVLSSRQMGWNGILVEQSQYSSNPSELELPALSDHWLIIPVGHPMSLSQKSDARWHESIFRKGDSLLVPAGQPIHWRCLGSKFTTDINIHLQPNLVRQVAEASEIDPARLNLMNHLGQQDLNLQHIAMLLLAEVRSGGIMGQLYIESLTQVLVVHLLRHYAESAHIITSSKRSLTRTQLRQAIDYIHTNLDRDLSLVELASVINVSPTYFASLFKQAMGIPPHQYVIGQRVEQAKLMLSKTDLAIADIALQVGFSSQSLLTQQFKRFTGMTPKQLRP; encoded by the coding sequence ATGAAGACAAACCCCATGACTAGCTCCCTGACTAGCTCCCTGACTAGCTCGATCGAACTCAACCAACACTTGAGTGCATCTCTAGTGTTATCCAGTCGGCAGATGGGTTGGAACGGGATTTTGGTTGAACAGTCTCAATATTCTTCCAATCCAAGTGAACTTGAACTTCCTGCCTTATCCGATCATTGGCTAATCATACCAGTGGGGCATCCCATGTCTCTAAGCCAGAAATCTGACGCTCGCTGGCATGAATCAATCTTCCGTAAGGGGGATAGTCTCTTGGTTCCGGCTGGACAGCCAATCCACTGGCGTTGTCTAGGAAGTAAGTTCACAACGGACATCAATATTCACCTACAGCCAAACCTTGTCAGACAAGTTGCTGAAGCGTCTGAAATTGATCCAGCGCGGCTCAATCTTATGAACCATCTGGGTCAACAAGATTTAAATCTTCAGCATATTGCCATGCTGCTTTTAGCTGAGGTGAGATCGGGTGGCATAATGGGGCAATTGTATATTGAATCGCTGACCCAAGTGTTAGTGGTTCATCTGTTGCGACATTATGCTGAGTCGGCACACATCATCACATCTTCCAAGAGAAGCTTAACTCGTACTCAGTTGCGACAAGCGATCGATTATATTCACACGAACCTCGATCGAGATTTATCATTGGTCGAACTAGCCAGCGTTATTAATGTCAGTCCCACTTACTTTGCCAGTTTATTCAAACAGGCAATGGGAATTCCACCACATCAGTATGTGATTGGTCAGCGAGTGGAACAAGCAAAATTGATGTTATCGAAAACGGATTTAGCGATCGCGGACATTGCTTTACAAGTCGGCTTCTCCAGTCAAAGTCTTCTGACGCAACAGTTTAAGCGATTTACGGGAATGACCCCAAAACAGTTGCGCCCTTAA
- a CDS encoding cupin domain-containing protein, protein MKVNYSVALADHNLRKIYRDEGELMDVLGLRMNWKIKAKDTGYAFSVYEAELVPGQGIPLHTHPYPEYFYVLDGTLDFERIGSDSQKEWLRCDEGESVHVPINAPHGCTNRSDRPARFLSTSTYYHEAIFNEVGVLVRPEDEISPLSPEAVQRFETVAAQHQGFFVEAVDSGRLLDG, encoded by the coding sequence ATGAAAGTTAACTACTCTGTCGCACTAGCGGATCACAATCTGCGGAAGATTTATCGAGATGAGGGGGAGTTGATGGATGTCCTTGGTCTGCGGATGAACTGGAAGATCAAAGCCAAAGATACGGGTTATGCTTTCAGCGTCTACGAGGCGGAACTGGTTCCGGGTCAAGGTATTCCTCTACACACCCACCCATATCCAGAGTATTTCTATGTCCTCGACGGAACTCTGGATTTTGAACGGATTGGCAGCGATAGCCAGAAGGAGTGGCTCAGGTGTGATGAAGGTGAGAGTGTGCATGTGCCGATAAATGCACCGCACGGCTGCACCAATCGTTCGGATCGACCAGCGAGATTCCTTTCCACATCAACCTACTACCATGAAGCCATTTTCAACGAGGTCGGAGTCCTGGTGAGACCTGAGGACGAGATTAGCCCGTTGAGTCCTGAAGCGGTACAACGCTTTGAAACGGTGGCAGCCCAGCATCAGGGATTCTTTGTGGAAGCGGTCGATAGCGGGCGTTTGCTGGATGGCTAA
- a CDS encoding NADP-dependent oxidoreductase translates to MTTKINRQWCLATRPVDSVAESNFEWRQEPIPTLEEGQILVRNIYLSLDPTNRGWLNEGENYLPPVAIGEVMRGIGIGKIEQSRNVNFPEGTFVQGFLGWQDYAVTDGTNLSEFPKDPSIPLTAYLGLFGFIGMTAYFGLLDIGKPKVGETLVVSGAAGAVGSLVGQIGKIKGCRVVGIAGSEEKCRWLKEELGFDAAINYKTESVLESLQQHCPDGIDVYFENVGGEILDAVLSLINLRARIVLCGLISQYNATEPVPGPYNFVNILIKRAKLEGFIVLDYLDRAQEALADLSQWYAQGKIKYRVDVIDGLENAPHTINKLFDGTNQGKLIIRVSEE, encoded by the coding sequence ATGACAACAAAAATAAATCGACAGTGGTGTCTGGCTACGCGACCCGTAGATTCGGTCGCCGAATCTAATTTTGAATGGAGGCAAGAACCTATACCCACTCTAGAAGAAGGACAGATCCTCGTCCGCAACATTTATCTATCCCTCGATCCAACCAACCGAGGATGGCTCAACGAGGGAGAAAATTACCTCCCACCTGTAGCCATTGGTGAGGTGATGCGGGGTATCGGCATCGGTAAGATCGAGCAATCTCGCAATGTTAACTTCCCAGAGGGAACATTCGTTCAGGGGTTTCTGGGGTGGCAGGACTATGCAGTCACCGACGGTACTAACTTATCTGAGTTCCCAAAAGACCCGTCTATCCCACTAACAGCATACTTGGGACTTTTTGGATTCATTGGTATGACGGCATACTTCGGTCTTTTGGATATAGGAAAGCCCAAGGTTGGTGAGACGCTTGTAGTTTCTGGGGCTGCTGGAGCCGTTGGCTCTCTGGTGGGGCAAATCGGCAAAATCAAGGGATGTCGTGTTGTTGGGATTGCGGGTAGCGAAGAAAAATGCCGTTGGCTTAAAGAAGAGCTTGGCTTCGATGCCGCTATTAACTACAAAACTGAGTCTGTCCTCGAAAGCTTGCAGCAGCATTGCCCAGACGGAATCGATGTTTACTTCGAGAATGTAGGTGGTGAAATCCTCGATGCTGTCTTAAGCCTCATCAACCTCCGAGCGCGAATTGTCCTTTGTGGTCTCATCTCGCAGTACAATGCTACCGAGCCAGTGCCTGGGCCATACAATTTTGTTAACATCCTGATTAAGCGTGCGAAGCTCGAAGGATTTATTGTCCTTGACTATTTGGACCGCGCCCAGGAAGCTCTAGCAGATTTAAGTCAATGGTACGCTCAAGGCAAGATTAAATATCGTGTCGATGTAATTGATGGTCTGGAGAACGCTCCCCACACAATTAACAAGCTCTTTGACGGCACGAATCAGGGCAAGCTGATCATTAGAGTTTCAGAGGAGTAG
- a CDS encoding cupin domain-containing protein encodes MNQVADFFVRSAVIETTRSYMGGLMTFLATSAETENRSLLLEIRTVPGAEPPPHLHYDQDEVFYILEGELEVYCMGQVKIARAGEMVFLPRMQAHAFYFLSPLHFLAWVQPGGLDGYFEAMSSPATSMEIPAHIATYAESDPEEAVALAAKYGVKMLTPEETAELLPQYPGFGVTPLG; translated from the coding sequence ATGAACCAAGTAGCAGATTTTTTCGTTCGTAGCGCAGTCATAGAAACTACCCGATCTTATATGGGTGGTCTGATGACTTTTCTCGCAACCTCCGCCGAGACCGAAAACCGTTCCTTACTTCTGGAGATTCGGACGGTACCAGGAGCAGAGCCACCGCCCCATCTCCATTATGACCAGGATGAGGTGTTTTACATTCTAGAAGGTGAGCTAGAGGTGTACTGTATGGGTCAGGTGAAAATAGCGCGGGCGGGCGAAATGGTCTTCCTTCCCCGAATGCAGGCGCACGCATTCTACTTCCTATCGCCCCTCCATTTCCTAGCTTGGGTACAACCAGGAGGTCTGGACGGATACTTTGAAGCGATGTCGAGTCCAGCAACCAGTATGGAAATCCCTGCACATATAGCGACTTATGCAGAGTCTGATCCTGAAGAGGCGGTCGCGCTGGCTGCCAAGTACGGAGTCAAGATGCTGACTCCAGAAGAAACGGCGGAACTGCTGCCACAATACCCTGGCTTCGGAGTGACACCACTGGGTTAG